In Denticeps clupeoides chromosome 1, fDenClu1.1, whole genome shotgun sequence, a single window of DNA contains:
- the LOC114786387 gene encoding E3 ubiquitin-protein ligase TRIM39-like — MATSSPLLPTDCISQHLKCSICLDLLKDPVTTSCGHSFCEACLNQNNRENANECPLCKAHVNSGAKVNVVLKAVVEELQGGMELRHGKYTGAPGEVPCDACIRPPRLTATKSCLVCLASYCEEHLEPHFSKQRLKGHLLVAPLLDLDQRACLEHGRPLELFCLQSQSCVCALCVEDQAMLIPLEKAWDQKKEQLKKTRDGFQDEIRNKEMKKDEFRQSASECKEKQTDVNQSFQKHVDKEMTATRKVFAKVMEAVRRAEEEALKPLQDKRNRVEMEERELTQELQAEIDKLKDSVSKLNHIENVEDPIHSLQSFPSDVEEGAESRDWTDVAVDTDTIFGTMRNICTTLMAQIKTELEELTSMEIYRVQKFSVDVVLDPDTANPQLVLSEDGKTVVYGEQKQNVSDGPQRFDTFSSIVGFNQLTCGRAYWEVEVGEKTGWDIGVMSEEANRKGRLSFKPSDGYWVIVHLNGNQYAALEETNILLELQKKPKKVGVFVDHEEGVISFYDVEAKSHIHSFTSCGFPQNLTLYPYFSPHLPYGQENSGPLVIDTV; from the exons ATGGCCACTTCTTCACCTTTGCTGCCCACTGATTGCATCTCCCAGCACCTCAAGTGCTCCATTTGCCTGGACCTTCTGAAGGATCCTGTAACCACCAGTTGTGGCCACAGCTTCTGTGAGGCCTGTCTGAACCAGAATAATCGGGAGAATGCTAATGAATGTCCACTGTGCAAGGCACACGTTAACAGTGGTGCGAAAGTGAATGTTGTGTTGAAGGCGGTGGTAGAAGAACTGCAGGGTGGCATGGAGCTCAGACATGGAAAGTACACCGGAGCTCCAGGAGAGGTTCCGTGCGATGCCTGCATTAGACCACCAAGGCTTACAGCCACAAAGTCCTGCTTGGTCTGCCTGGCCTCTTACTGTGAAGAACATCTGGAGCCACACTTCTCCAAGCAACGGCTGAAGGGACACCTGCTGGTGGCCCCCTTACTTGACCTGGACCAAAGGGCGTGTCTGGAGCATGGCCGACCCCTCGAGCTCTTCTGCCTTCAGAGTCAAAGCTGTGTCTGTGCTCTCTGTGTAGAGGACCAAGCAATGTTGATTCCTCTTGAGAAGGCCTGGGACCAGAAGAAG GAACAACTGAAGAAAACTAGGGACGGTTTCCAGGACGAGATACGGaacaaagaaatgaagaaagatGAGTTTAGACAAAGTGCTTCTGAGTGTAAA GAGAAGCAGACTGACGTCAATCAATCTTTTCAGAAGCACGTAGACAAAGAGATGACGGCGACCAGGAAGGTGTTCGCAAAGGTGATGGAAGCTGTGAGGAGGGCTGAGGAAGAGGCGCTGAAGCCCCTGCAGGATAAACGGAATCGAGTCGAGATGGAGGAGCGGGAGCTGACCCAGGAGCTACAAGCAGAGATCGACAAACTGAAAGACAGCGTCTCTAAACTCAACCACATTGAGAATGTGGAGGACCCCATCCACTCCCTGCAG AGCTTCCCATCAGACGTTGAGGAAGGAGCAGAGAGCAGAGACTGGACAGACGTCGCTGTGGATACGGACACCATCTTTGGCACGATGAGAAACATCTGCACCACCCTGATGGCGCAAATAAAAACTGAGCTTGAGGAGCTTACCTCTATGG AGATCTATAGAGTCCAGAAGTTCTCAG TGGATGTGGTTCTAGATCCAGACACAGCCAACCCTCAGCTCGTTCTGTCCGAAGATGGGAAGACCGTGGTATACGGAGAGCAGAAGCAGAACGTCTCAGATGGACCACAGAGGTTTGACACCTTCAGCAGCATTGTGGGGTTTAACCAACTGACCTGTGGGCGAGCGTACTGGGAAGTGGAAGTGGGAGAGAAGACTGGCTGGGACATTGGGGTGATGAGTGAGGAAGCGAATCGGAAGGGCAGGCTCTCTTTTAAGCCAAGTGATGGCTACTGGGTCATTGTACATCTTAATGGGAACCAATATGCTGCCCTAGAAGAGACAAATATTCTCTTAGAACTTCAAAAAAAACCCAAGAAGGTGGGCGTCTTTGTGGATCACGAGGAAGGTGTGATTTCCTTTTATGATGTGGAAGCGAAGTCCCACATCCATTCATTTACCAGCTGTGGCTTCCCCCAGAACTTGACCCTCTATCCATATTTCAGCCCTCATCTTCCATATGGTCAGGAAAACTCTGGCCCATTGGTCATTGATACTGTGTGA